One genomic segment of Helicobacter pylori NQ4053 includes these proteins:
- the nuoH gene encoding NADH-quinone oxidoreductase subunit NuoH: protein MSAYIIETLIKILILIAVFSALGGFATYIERKVLAYFQRRLGPCYVGPFGLLQVAADGIKLFTKEDIIPQGANKFIFTLAPIIAMVSAFVSMAPIPFFPNFTLFGYEIKPLISDINIGFLFFLAVGSAGIYAPILAGLASNNKYSLIGSARATIQLLSFEVVSTLTILAPLMVVGSLSLVEINHYQSGGFLDWLVFKQPLAFVLFLIASYAELNRTPFDLLEHEAEIVAGYCTEYSGLKWGMFFLAEYAHLFAFSFVISIVFFGGFNAWGFIPGGLAILIKAGFFVFLSMWVRATYPHVRPDQLMDMCWKIMLPLALLNIVLTGIIILI from the coding sequence ATGAGCGCTTATATCATTGAAACCCTGATTAAAATTTTGATTTTAATCGCTGTATTTTCGGCTTTAGGAGGCTTTGCCACTTATATTGAAAGGAAAGTGTTAGCCTATTTCCAACGCCGTTTAGGGCCTTGCTATGTGGGGCCTTTTGGGCTTTTGCAAGTCGCAGCAGACGGCATTAAGCTTTTCACCAAAGAAGACATTATCCCCCAAGGCGCAAATAAATTCATTTTCACGCTAGCGCCCATTATTGCGATGGTAAGTGCGTTTGTGTCCATGGCACCCATCCCTTTTTTCCCTAATTTCACTCTGTTTGGCTATGAGATCAAGCCCCTTATTTCTGACATCAACATTGGCTTTTTGTTTTTCTTAGCCGTGGGTTCAGCAGGGATTTATGCACCTATTTTAGCCGGGCTTGCCTCTAATAACAAATACTCTTTAATTGGCTCCGCAAGAGCGACAATCCAACTTCTCAGCTTTGAAGTGGTCAGCACCTTAACCATTCTAGCCCCCTTAATGGTGGTAGGATCGCTCTCTTTAGTGGAAATCAATCATTACCAAAGCGGTGGATTTTTAGACTGGCTTGTGTTTAAGCAGCCTCTAGCGTTTGTTTTGTTTTTGATCGCAAGCTACGCTGAATTGAATCGAACCCCCTTTGATTTGTTAGAGCATGAAGCCGAGATCGTGGCAGGGTATTGCACCGAATACAGCGGCTTGAAATGGGGCATGTTCTTTTTAGCGGAATACGCGCATTTATTCGCTTTTTCTTTTGTGATTTCTATTGTGTTTTTTGGCGGGTTTAACGCATGGGGCTTTATCCCTGGAGGTTTAGCGATTTTGATTAAAGCGGGCTTTTTTGTCTTTTTATCCATGTGGGTTAGAGCGACTTATCCGCATGTGCGCCCAGACCAACTGATGGATATGTGCTGGAAAATCATGCTGCCTTTAGCGTTATTGAACATTGTGCTAACGGGCATTATCATTTTAATTTAA
- the nuoK gene encoding NADH-quinone oxidoreductase subunit NuoK: protein MIGLNHYLIVSGLLFCIGLAGMLKRKNILLLFFSTEIMLNAINIGFVAISKYTHNLDGQMFALFIIAIAASEVAIGLGLVILWFKKYKSLDIDSLNAMKG, encoded by the coding sequence ATGATAGGGTTAAACCACTATTTGATTGTTTCAGGGTTACTCTTTTGCATTGGTTTAGCGGGCATGCTGAAACGCAAAAATATTCTGTTACTCTTTTTTTCTACAGAAATCATGCTCAATGCGATCAATATCGGTTTTGTAGCGATCTCTAAATACACGCATAATTTAGACGGGCAGATGTTCGCGCTCTTTATTATCGCTATTGCCGCTAGTGAGGTGGCTATTGGTTTGGGCTTGGTGATTTTGTGGTTTAAGAAATACAAGAGCTTAGACATTGATTCTTTAAACGCTATGAAAGGTTGA
- the nuoL gene encoding NADH-quinone oxidoreductase subunit L has protein sequence MQYSSLLSVVLFLPLIGAVYAGLFGAKAKALHVGVFNSLCVLVSFIGAVVLFIQAWHHQSYEKYLFDWIVVGNFKVGFSLMLDNINAVMIVVVTLVSFLVHVYSIGYMEHDTGFNRYFSYLSGFVFSMLVLVLSDNFLGLFIGWEGVGLCSYLLIGFWYHKTSANNASIEAFVMNRITDLGMLMGIILIFWNFGTLQYKEVFSMLNNADYSMLFFISVFLFIGAMGKSAQFPMHTWLANAMEGPTPVSALIHAATMVTAGVYLVIRANPLYSAVFEVGYFIACLGAFVALFGASMALVNKDLKRIVAYSTLSQLGYMFVAAGLGAYAIALFHLFTHAFFKSLLFLGSGNVMHAMEDNLDITKMGALYKPMKITAIFMIIGSVALCGIYPFAGYFSKDKILEVAFGMHHHILWFVLLIGAIFTAFYSFRLIMLVFFAPKQHEINHPHEAQNFMLLSMLPLGILAVIAGFFEEPFFHFISQVIPSVGEYLVPLALLISITTIVVLLSIAYAIFKYKNGITSKKERGFLYKLLLNQYYIPQLYQGIAKVFSAIASFLHQVVELRIIDTIVDTIGRSVFVIGRVFRISQDGNLTSMLRFMVAGVLILLAFVAFFGR, from the coding sequence ATGCAGTATTCTTCTTTGCTGTCAGTGGTGTTGTTTTTGCCTTTAATCGGCGCAGTTTATGCGGGGCTGTTTGGGGCTAAAGCTAAAGCGTTGCATGTGGGCGTTTTCAATTCTTTGTGCGTGCTGGTTTCTTTCATTGGTGCGGTGGTTCTTTTCATTCAAGCATGGCATCATCAAAGCTATGAAAAATATTTATTTGACTGGATCGTGGTAGGGAATTTTAAAGTCGGCTTTTCCCTCATGCTGGACAATATCAATGCAGTCATGATTGTCGTGGTTACTTTAGTTTCTTTCTTAGTGCATGTGTATTCTATAGGCTATATGGAGCATGATACAGGGTTTAACCGCTATTTTTCCTACCTCAGCGGCTTTGTGTTTTCCATGCTGGTGTTGGTGTTGAGCGATAATTTTTTAGGGCTTTTCATTGGCTGGGAAGGGGTGGGGCTATGTTCTTACTTGCTCATTGGCTTTTGGTATCATAAAACAAGCGCGAACAACGCTTCTATTGAAGCCTTTGTGATGAATCGGATCACGGATTTAGGCATGCTCATGGGGATTATTTTGATCTTTTGGAATTTTGGCACCCTCCAATATAAAGAAGTCTTTAGCATGCTCAATAACGCCGATTATTCCATGCTCTTTTTCATCAGCGTGTTTCTTTTCATTGGCGCTATGGGCAAGAGCGCTCAATTCCCTATGCACACATGGCTAGCCAACGCTATGGAGGGGCCTACCCCTGTGTCCGCTCTCATCCATGCAGCGACAATGGTAACCGCTGGGGTGTATCTGGTCATTAGAGCCAATCCCTTGTATAGCGCGGTGTTTGAAGTGGGCTATTTCATCGCATGTTTAGGGGCGTTTGTGGCTCTTTTTGGAGCGAGCATGGCTTTAGTCAATAAGGATTTAAAACGCATTGTGGCTTATTCCACGCTTTCTCAATTAGGCTATATGTTTGTAGCGGCCGGTCTTGGGGCCTATGCGATCGCGCTTTTCCACCTCTTCACGCATGCGTTTTTCAAATCCCTCCTTTTCTTAGGATCAGGGAATGTCATGCATGCGATGGAAGACAATTTGGATATTACTAAAATGGGCGCTTTATACAAGCCTATGAAAATCACAGCGATCTTTATGATTATAGGTTCAGTGGCTTTGTGCGGGATCTACCCTTTCGCAGGATACTTTTCTAAAGACAAAATTTTAGAAGTGGCTTTTGGGATGCACCACCACATTTTATGGTTTGTTCTTCTAATTGGAGCGATCTTTACCGCTTTTTATAGCTTCAGGCTCATCATGCTGGTGTTTTTTGCACCCAAACAGCACGAAATCAACCACCCCCATGAGGCTCAAAATTTCATGCTTTTAAGCATGCTGCCGTTAGGGATTTTAGCGGTCATTGCCGGGTTTTTTGAAGAGCCGTTTTTTCATTTTATTTCTCAAGTAATCCCTAGCGTTGGAGAGTATCTAGTCCCGCTCGCTCTTTTAATCAGTATCACCACCATAGTGGTATTATTGAGCATCGCCTATGCCATATTTAAATATAAAAATGGTATCACTTCCAAAAAAGAGAGGGGCTTTTTATACAAGCTCTTGCTCAACCAATACTATATCCCGCAACTCTATCAAGGGATTGCAAAAGTTTTTAGCGCCATCGCTTCATTCTTGCACCAGGTCGTGGAATTAAGGATCATTGATACGATAGTGGATACTATAGGAAGAAGCGTTTTTGTTATAGGGCGCGTGTTTAGAATCAGTCAAGATGGGAATTTAACCTCCATGCTGCGCTTCATGGTGGCCGGGGTTTTAATCTTATTGGCGTTTGTAGCTTTTTTTGGGAGATAA
- the nuoI gene encoding NADH-quinone oxidoreductase subunit NuoI gives MAKQEYKQLPKRAEVHSTTEQFKDTVKTSLGLDLFKGLGLTIKEFFSPSVTIHYPMEQLPLSPRYRAVHNLQRLLDSGSERCIGCGLCEKICTSNCIRIITHKGEDNRKKIDSYTINLGRCIYCGLCAEVCPELAIVMGNRFENASTQRSQYGSKSEFLTNEQDAKNCSHAEFLGFGAVSPNYNERMQATPLDYVQEPSKEESQEETPTNPESHKGDENV, from the coding sequence ATGGCCAAACAAGAATACAAGCAACTTCCTAAACGAGCCGAAGTCCATAGCACGACCGAGCAGTTTAAAGACACCGTTAAAACGAGCTTGGGTTTGGATCTATTCAAAGGGTTAGGGCTTACGATCAAGGAATTTTTTAGCCCAAGCGTAACCATCCATTACCCTATGGAACAACTCCCTTTAAGCCCACGCTATCGCGCGGTGCATAATCTGCAACGGCTTTTAGACTCAGGCTCTGAAAGGTGTATAGGTTGTGGGCTGTGTGAAAAGATTTGCACGAGCAATTGCATAAGGATCATCACGCATAAAGGCGAAGACAACCGCAAAAAGATCGATTCTTACACGATCAATTTGGGGCGTTGCATTTATTGCGGGTTGTGCGCGGAAGTTTGCCCAGAATTGGCGATTGTTATGGGGAATCGATTTGAAAACGCTAGCACCCAACGCTCCCAATACGGCTCTAAAAGCGAGTTTCTAACGAACGAACAAGACGCTAAAAACTGCTCGCATGCCGAATTTTTAGGCTTTGGTGCGGTAAGCCCTAATTACAACGAACGCATGCAAGCCACCCCTTTAGATTATGTCCAAGAGCCTTCAAAAGAAGAATCACAAGAAGAAACTCCAACAAACCCAGAAAGCCATAAGGGAGATGAAAATGTTTGA
- a CDS encoding NADH-quinone oxidoreductase subunit J: MFETIAFYFFAILTLSMALVVITTTNILYAITALASSMVFISAFFFLLDAEFLGVVQITVYVGAVIVMYAFGMMFFNSAAEVIERKQSPKILCVLSFGVVLLLTLILSAPSIGENLSNQVNSNAIDAQIPNIKAIGYVLFTNYLIPFEAAALMLLVAMVGGIATGIQKIHGKNHTQFIKESL, translated from the coding sequence ATGTTTGAAACCATTGCCTTTTATTTCTTTGCGATCCTTACTTTGAGCATGGCGTTAGTGGTGATCACCACCACGAATATTCTCTATGCCATTACCGCTCTCGCTAGCAGCATGGTTTTTATTTCCGCTTTTTTCTTTTTACTAGACGCTGAGTTTTTGGGCGTGGTGCAAATCACGGTGTATGTGGGGGCGGTCATTGTGATGTATGCGTTTGGCATGATGTTTTTCAACTCCGCTGCAGAAGTCATTGAACGCAAGCAAAGCCCTAAAATCTTGTGCGTTCTTTCATTTGGCGTGGTGCTATTACTCACCTTGATTTTAAGCGCTCCTAGCATTGGCGAAAACCTTTCTAATCAAGTCAATTCTAACGCTATTGATGCGCAAATCCCTAACATTAAAGCGATTGGTTATGTGCTTTTTACTAATTACCTCATCCCTTTTGAAGCGGCGGCTTTAATGCTTTTAGTCGCTATGGTTGGAGGCATCGCTACAGGGATTCAAAAAATCCATGGGAAAAATCACACGCAATTTATAAAGGAATCTCTATGA